The genome window CCGCCCTGGACAGGTTTCGACAAACCAAAGACCCCTATGCGGGCTCGAGCCACCCCCACACTGCGGGCAACGGCTGCATCATGCGGCTGGCCCCGGTGCCCATGTTCTATTTCCCGAACCTACAGGCAGCAGAGCACTACGCGGCCGAGAGCGCCCGAACCACCCACGGGGCCGCCGAGTGCCTCGATGCCTGCCGGCTGCTGGCCCGCATCATCTGCCGGGCGCTTTTGGGCAGGCCCAAGGACGAAGTGGTGCTGGCCGACAGCAACACCTTTACCGGGGCGGAGAAGATTGTGGCCATCGCCCAGGGGGCCTACCTCGAGAAACCCAGGGAGGCGCTTCGCGGCACCGGGTATGTGGTCGAGAGCCTCGAGGCGGCCTTGTGGTGCTTTGTGCATACCAACAGCTTTGCCGAGGCAGTCTTGGCGGCGGCCAACCTGGGCGAGGATGCCGACACCACCGCTGCGGTATGCGGGCAGGTAGCAGGGGCCTACTACGGCGCTCAAGGAATCCCAACTGCATGGCTGGAACGCCTGGCGCTGGGCTCGGAAATCACCGCGCTGGCCGATAGGCTGTACGGCTCGAGCCAGGAAAAAGCGGGCTGAACTTGATTCAGCCCTACTTGCCAAGGCACTCGCGAAAAACCAAAAGCGAACAAAAACAAGCCAGACTATTCGATGTTGTCGCCTAGAAGACGAATCCGAATGGCTTCTCATACCGGTTCCGATTGAACCCTTCACCTTTGGGTGTCATCAAAGGCGAAGGGTTCGAGCCGACCGAAGGGAGTAGGAGTATATTCCGGCAGTATCGTTTGGGCTTTCAAAAGTGAAGGATACTGCCGGAATGCGTATCACACTAAGCTCAGAAATGGGAAAGCTAAATTGTTCCTTGACTGTCAACGTCCGCCGTTGCGGTATAACCACGCGCCAGGCGCTAAGATAAATATGTGCCTACGGTTTTGCGTATCGGCCCGTATCGTTTTTTCTTCTATGCCAACGAGAATGAGGAGCCTGCACATATCCATGTTCAGCGAGACCGCGCTTTGGCAAAGTTTTGGCTTAAACCCGTGGCATATGCGAGCAGTAGCGGCTTTTCTGCGCAGGAGCTATCGAAGCTGCTCAAGCTTGTAGAAGAAAACAAGGAAGTGTTTGAGGAGGCATGGAATGAGTTCTTTAGCCGCTAAACCTATTCTTGCCAGTGCAGTCGAGTGCACCGAGGACGAACTTATCGTCACACTATCGGACGGCCGACGTTTGGCTGTGCCCATCGTCTGGTTTCCCCGCCTGGCAAAAGCCGATCCGCAGGAGCGTGCCGAGTATGAGTTGCTCGGTAATGGGGAGGGCATTCACTGGCCCAGAATTGACGAAGATATCTCCGTTGCAGGGCTTCTTGAGGGTAGGCCTTCGGTTGAGTTTCGGCGCAGCGGATGACACGTTTGGCAAAGGACGTAACCAGGCTGCTCCTGAGCGCCTTGGGCAAACCCTAAAGCCTGGCTGTCCTACCCCTTCACCGACCCCGCCAAAAGCCCCCGGATGAAGTAGCGGCCCAGGAAGATATACACCAATAGCGTTGGTAGCGCTGCTAGCAAGGCGCCGGCCATGGGGAGGTTCCACTTGACCGCCTCGCCGCCGGCGAGCTGGGCCAGCGCCACCGTAATGGGCTGGTTGGCGGGGCTGCTCACCAGGGTTACGGCGAACAAAAACTCGTTCCAGATTTGCGTAAACTGCCAGATGATCACCACCACAAACCCCGGCACCGAGAGCGGAAACACGATGCGGCTGTAGATGCCGAAGAAGCCCGCGCCGTCGATGCGCCCGGCTTCGATCATCTCGTCGGGGATTTCGGCGTAGTAGTTGCGGAAGATCAGGGTGGTGATGGGCAGGCCGTACACCACGTGCACCAGAATCAGGCCCCACAGGCTACCGCCCAGCCCAATCTCGCGCACAAACTGGAACAGGGGAATCAACACCGCTTGGTAGGGAATAAACATCCCAAAGAGCATCAGCGGGAAGACGATGTTGGCCCCAGGGAACTTCCATTTGGCCAGCACGTAGCCGTTCAGGGAGCCCAGCAGGGCCGAGAGGATGGTGGCGGTGATGGTGAGGAAGAAGCTGTTTTGCAGCTTGGGTGCAAAGGCCGTCCAGGCCTGGGTGAAGCTCTCCCAGTACCAGACCTGGGGTAGTTGCCAGGTGCTGCTCAGGGTGATGGCCGAGGGTTCCTTGAACGCGGTGACGATAACCAGGTACACCGGCAGCAGGAAAAACAGCGTAGCGATAAACAGAACTGTGTATTGCAGGACGCGCCCGATCATCGCCGCACCTCGCTTTTGAGCTGGCTGTACAGGTAGGGCACAATCACGGCAGCTACCAGCAATAGCAGAATCATGCCGATGGCCGCGCCTTTGGCAATCTGATTGGCCCGGAAGGTGGTCAGGTACATGAGCAGGGCCGGCACGTCGGTGGGGGCGTTGTCGGCCCCGGCCATGGCAAAAATCAGGTCGAAGATTTTGAGGGAGATGTGGCCCAGGATAATCATGGCCGAGAGGGTGATGGGGGCCAGCAACGGGAAGATCACCCGCTGGTAGAGCTGCCACTCCGAGGCCCCGTCTACCCGCGCAGCCTCGCGCAACTCCTCGGGGATGCCGCGCAGCCCGGCCAGGTAGAGGGCCATGGTGTAGCCCGACATCTGCCAGACTGCCGCCAGAATGATGCCGATAAAGGCCAGGTTGAAGCCGTGGGGCTCGTCGTAGGGGAGGGGTTGCAGGCTACGGCCCAGGGTGAAGGCCCACAAGAGCAGCAAGGCTGCCGAGCCGGAGGCGATGTAACCCCGCCGCCGCTCACCCCCTCTAAAGGCCGTGATAGCGATAAATATCAGCACAGCGCTCACCACCAGGGCGGTGATGAAAGGCAGGTCGTTCCAGCTTACCTGCCAGATTTGCTCGCGGCTGGTCAGCCAGGCAAACTCGCCCTTGGGCAGCCCTACCAGGGTGGGAAGCTGGTTGACGCCGCCCTGCGGCTGTAGCATCCAGCGCCAGATGGTGCCGGTGACGATGAACGAGAGCGACATGGGGAACAAAAAGATGGTGCGGAAAAACCCCTCGCCCCGGGGGCTTCGGTCGAGCACGATGGCCAGCCCCAGGCCCACACTCAGGCAGCCCAGGATAAAAAACACCGTGAAGAAAAAGGTGTTCACTAAGTCCTGACGGAAGCGAGAATCTACCAGGCCCGTAAAGAGTTCGCGGTAGTTTTCAAAGCCGATGAAGCGAATCTGCGGGTTGGCCGAGAGGGCCTGGGCCGGGTCTTTGCCCCAGTCGGTGAGGGAGGTATAAAAGGTCTGAAAGATAAAACCGTACACGAAAATGCCCAGCAGCACCAGCGAGGGCAGGATGACCAGGAAGCCGTACAGGGTATCTTTGTTGTTGAACCAGCGCATTTTCACCTCTGGGGCGGGTACTGCGTTTGAAGAAAAAATCCCGGTTCTTGGTTTGTTTGCCTAAAAATATGGCTCTTGGAAAAGAAGGGGCAGGCCTTCGGGCCTGCCCCGGCGAAGCTTACTGACCCAGACGTACCTGGGTGGCGATGGCCTGGGCAGCGTTGGCCGCGGCCTGGGCGTTGCGGCTCGAGAGGTAGATTTCCATCACGGTGCCAAACTGGCTCATGAAGGACTCGGGGGCCACCGCGCCGTGCACCAGCGAGCCTACGATGCGGTTGGACTTCCAGTCGCGCATGGCCGACTGCAGGTAGGCATTGTACTTGCTGGGGTCGGAGTCGGTGCGGGCGGCAATGGAGCCCTTGAGCGGGTTGAAGGTATCCTGGCCTTCTTTGGAGCCCAGAAGCCGCAGCCAGTTGAGCGCGTTGGTGCGGTTCTTCACGCCTTTGGGCAGGCCGAAGGAGTCGGAGAGCATCATGAACACGCCGGCGGTGCCGGGGGCGGGGGCCCAGCCGAAGCCTTCGCCGGGTTTGAGGCCCTTGGTGGTGGTCATGTAGCCAGCGGCCCAGTCGCCCATGATGTTGAAGGCGGCCTGGCCCTCGAGCACCCGGTCTACAGCCTGCTGCCAGCTCAGGCCCGAGGCGTCCTTGTTGGCGCAGTCCAGCACCCGGCCAAAGGTGTTCCACACCGCGACTGCTTTGGGGTCGTTGAAGCGCAGTTTGCCGGTCCAGAGGTTGGCGTAGTCGGCGGCGCCCAGCACACCCAGGGCCACCGACTCCCACAGGTGCTGTTGCGTCCAGTTCTCGCCCAGGGCCAGGGGGGCCTCGAGGCCCTTGCTTTTGAGGGTCTGGCAGACGGTCAGGAACTCGGCCCAGGTTTTGGGCGGCTGCACCCCCCATTCGCGCAGCTTGGCTGGGACGTACCACATTACGTTGGAACGGTGGATGTTGACCGGCACGCTGTAGATCTTGCCCTTGTAGGAGAGCAGGTCAATGAGCCCTTTGGGGAACTTGGTCATCCAGCCTTCCTGGTTGAAAAGCCCGGTCAGGTC of Meiothermus sp. contains these proteins:
- a CDS encoding ABC transporter substrate-binding protein, with the translated sequence MKKLFLTLAALALGTVGLAQSGKLEIFSWWAGDEGPALQALIDLYKKRYPNVEVINATVTGGSGVNARAVLKTRMLGGDPPDSFQVHAGQELIGTWVVADRMEDLTGLFNQEGWMTKFPKGLIDLLSYKGKIYSVPVNIHRSNVMWYVPAKLREWGVQPPKTWAEFLTVCQTLKSKGLEAPLALGENWTQQHLWESVALGVLGAADYANLWTGKLRFNDPKAVAVWNTFGRVLDCANKDASGLSWQQAVDRVLEGQAAFNIMGDWAAGYMTTTKGLKPGEGFGWAPAPGTAGVFMMLSDSFGLPKGVKNRTNALNWLRLLGSKEGQDTFNPLKGSIAARTDSDPSKYNAYLQSAMRDWKSNRIVGSLVHGAVAPESFMSQFGTVMEIYLSSRNAQAAANAAQAIATQVRLGQ
- a CDS encoding DUF4160 domain-containing protein, translated to MPTVLRIGPYRFFFYANENEEPAHIHVQRDRALAKFWLKPVAYASSSGFSAQELSKLLKLVEENKEVFEEAWNEFFSR
- a CDS encoding carbohydrate ABC transporter permease — encoded protein: MRWFNNKDTLYGFLVILPSLVLLGIFVYGFIFQTFYTSLTDWGKDPAQALSANPQIRFIGFENYRELFTGLVDSRFRQDLVNTFFFTVFFILGCLSVGLGLAIVLDRSPRGEGFFRTIFLFPMSLSFIVTGTIWRWMLQPQGGVNQLPTLVGLPKGEFAWLTSREQIWQVSWNDLPFITALVVSAVLIFIAITAFRGGERRRGYIASGSAALLLLWAFTLGRSLQPLPYDEPHGFNLAFIGIILAAVWQMSGYTMALYLAGLRGIPEELREAARVDGASEWQLYQRVIFPLLAPITLSAMIILGHISLKIFDLIFAMAGADNAPTDVPALLMYLTTFRANQIAKGAAIGMILLLLVAAVIVPYLYSQLKSEVRR
- a CDS encoding ADP-ribosylglycohydrolase family protein — encoded protein: MSLQDRFRGCLLGLAVGDAVGAAVEFRPRGSFEPLTDMVGGGPFHLLPGQWTDDTSMALCLATSLKERGGFDALDQMNRYCLWQETGYLSSTGSCFDIGTTVRTALDRFRQTKDPYAGSSHPHTAGNGCIMRLAPVPMFYFPNLQAAEHYAAESARTTHGAAECLDACRLLARIICRALLGRPKDEVVLADSNTFTGAEKIVAIAQGAYLEKPREALRGTGYVVESLEAALWCFVHTNSFAEAVLAAANLGEDADTTAAVCGQVAGAYYGAQGIPTAWLERLALGSEITALADRLYGSSQEKAG
- a CDS encoding DUF2442 domain-containing protein, whose product is MSSLAAKPILASAVECTEDELIVTLSDGRRLAVPIVWFPRLAKADPQERAEYELLGNGEGIHWPRIDEDISVAGLLEGRPSVEFRRSG
- a CDS encoding carbohydrate ABC transporter permease, which encodes MIGRVLQYTVLFIATLFFLLPVYLVIVTAFKEPSAITLSSTWQLPQVWYWESFTQAWTAFAPKLQNSFFLTITATILSALLGSLNGYVLAKWKFPGANIVFPLMLFGMFIPYQAVLIPLFQFVREIGLGGSLWGLILVHVVYGLPITTLIFRNYYAEIPDEMIEAGRIDGAGFFGIYSRIVFPLSVPGFVVVIIWQFTQIWNEFLFAVTLVSSPANQPITVALAQLAGGEAVKWNLPMAGALLAALPTLLVYIFLGRYFIRGLLAGSVKG